A section of the Archocentrus centrarchus isolate MPI-CPG fArcCen1 chromosome 20, fArcCen1, whole genome shotgun sequence genome encodes:
- the LOC115799185 gene encoding LOW QUALITY PROTEIN: vascular endothelial growth factor receptor 2-like (The sequence of the model RefSeq protein was modified relative to this genomic sequence to represent the inferred CDS: inserted 2 bases in 2 codons; deleted 2 bases in 1 codon) produces MAVKIVIRMPNSTHTKPEYLSIILDTGEGPIDEQREVCIMTPNQWEFPRERLKLGKLLGRGAFGKVMEASAFGIDSGSSCRTXAVKMLKEGATASEHKALMTELKILNHIGNHLNVVNLLGACTXPGGPLMVIVEYCRFGNLSTFLKNKREVFVQDRLAGVKGGGSFCDDSVPDNQSSFHTEFDERDEMGNDLDPQTAPNSTLYLEDLISFSFQVARGMEFLASRKCIHRDLAARNILLSDNKVVKICDFGLARDIYKDPDYVRKGDARLPLKWMSPESIFDKVFTTQSDVWSYGILLWEIFFGRFPVPWSSNR; encoded by the exons ATGGCTGTTAAGATTGTCATTAGGATG CCCAACAGTACGCACACCAAACCGGAGTACTTGTCAATCATACTGGACACAGGAGAGGGGCCAATAGATGAGCAG CGAGAGGTTTGCATTATGACCCCCAACCAATGGGAGTTCCCCCGGGAGCGCCTGAAATTAG gAAAGCTTCTAGGCCGTGGAGCCTTTGGTAAAGTCATGGAGGCGTCTGCCTTTGGTATAGACAGTGGTAGCAGCTGCAGGA GTGCTGTGAAGATGCTCAAAG AGGGAGCTACAGCCAGCGAACACAAGGCATTGATGACTGAATTAAAGATCCTCAACCACATTGGAAATCACCTTAATGTAGTCAACCTTCTGGGAGCCTGCA AAccaggag GACCGCTGATGGTCATTGTCGAGTATTGTCGTTTTGGAAATCTTTCAACCTTCTTGAAGAACAAGAGAGAGGTGTTTGTACAAGATCGG CTGGCTGGAGTAAAAGGTGGGGGGTCATTTTGTGACGACAGTGTCCCCGACAACCAGAGCAGCTTTCACACAGAGTTTGATGAGAGAGATGAGATGGGCAATGACCTTG ATCCCCAAACTGCTCCAAATTCCACTCTTTACCTGGAAGATCTCAtttctttcagctttcaggtggCACGAGGAATGGAGTTTCTGGCCTCTCGCAAG TGTATTCACAGAGACCTGGCAGCAAGGAACATTTTACTGTCAGACAATAAAGTGGTGAAGATCTGTGACTTCGGTCTGGCCAGAGACATCTACAAAGACCCCGATTACGTCCGGAAGGGAGAT GCCCGACTCCCTCTCAAGTGGATGTCTCCTGAGTCCATCTTTGACAAGGTGTTCACCACCCAGAGTGATGTGTGGTCCTACGGCATACTGCTGTGGGAGATCTTCTTTGG GCGCTTCCCCGTACCCTGGTCTTCAAATAGATGA